A window of Panicum virgatum strain AP13 chromosome 8K, P.virgatum_v5, whole genome shotgun sequence contains these coding sequences:
- the LOC120643804 gene encoding uncharacterized protein LOC120643804, whose protein sequence is MSTTTATCSRRVRRGSRRPASILFNTMAVVGIHNSNTTAKDRTRNGKPIQVSFCLKRPPQPSKLFVHSSDLNLSVPTDIIYSVDDLLLLRVNMGSGPWARYDKDYDYYVYRADPALPSLELLRRPHPYFYRTDVGLLPRPGGHYTLAALNFTGIVHQFELHVFHSDTSTWASRVLSVAAPQEDFKVSIPPRCDRLLLHHTTTVITIGGEGGTMGWVDLWRGILLCDVLDAEPSLRGMPLPLPLVEMGYNNGLGIDLGNPAQRRGITFIRGKACLNFVHLEITEECFPEVDEETESIRVRVDDWVLTTWSNKKMSSSLEDWHKESVVQASSIAIDPAISRVLEDTGLLHGASDNDAAAERRDLQNLSIYQPTPSITGENVVYLVAREKFSHPKAWILAVDMKNEGRVQSAAYFGIRQYFGLDIIYCHSRISKYMSPVKYENPATTSVDEDVEEELGEGGEEDDVKELGEEELIALLKMITTISGCQP, encoded by the exons ATGTCCACTACCACGGCGACGTGCTCCCGGCGCGTGCGTCGAGGATCCCGACGCCCCGCTAGTATCCTCTTCAACACCATGGCCGTCGTCGGCATCCACAACAGCAACACCACCGCCAAAGACCGCACCCGGAATGGGAAGCCCATCCAGGTCTCTTTTTGCCTCAAGCGCCCGCCGCAGCCGTCCAAGCTCTTCGTTCACAGCTCCGATCTGAACCTGTCCGTGCCCACGGACATCATCTACTCGGTggacgacctcctcctcctccgcgtcaACATGGGGTCCGGCCCCTGGGCCCGGTACGACAAGGACTACGACTACTACGTCTACCGCGCCGACCCCGCCCTCCCGTCGCTCGAGCTGCTCCGGCGCCCGCACCCCTACTTCTACCGCACCGACGTCGGCCTCCTTCCTCGTCCGGGTGGCCACTACACCCTTGCCGCTCTGAATTTCACCGGCATCGTTCACCAGTTCGAGCTCCATGTGTTCCACTCCGACACCTCGACCTGGGCCAGCAGGGTGCtgtcggtggcggcgccgcAGGAGGACTTCAAGGTGAGCATTCCCCCGAGGTGCGACCGGCTTCTTCTTCACCATACGACCACCGTGATCACCATCGGAGGCGAAGGCGGGACCATGGGGTGGGTCGACCTCTGGCGCGGCATCCTGCTCTGTGACGTGCTCGACGCTGAGCCCTCCCTCCGCGGCATGCCGCTCCCCTTGCCGTTGGTGGAGATGGGCTACAACAATGGGTTGGGAATTGACTTGGGCAACCCGGCGCAACGCCGCGGCATCACCTTCATCAGGGGCAAGGCCTGCCTCAACTTCGTCCACTTGGAAATTACAGAGGAATGCTTCCCGGAAGTGGATGAGGAAACGGAATCGATTAGGGTCCGAGTGGATGATTGGGTACTCACCACATGGAGCAACAAGAAGATGAGCAGCTCCCTGGAGGATTGGCACAAGGAATCCGTGGTGCAAGCTTCCAGCATCGCAATCGACCCGGCGATTTCACGGGTGCTGGAGGACACTGGATTGCTGCATGGAGCATCGGATAATGACGCTGCAGCGGAGCGGCGAGACCTGCAGAACCTCTCCATCTATCAGCCCACTCCCAGCATCACTGGTGAAAATGTTGTTTACTTGGTAGCCAGGGAAAAGTTTAGTCATCCAAAGGCATGGATTCTTGCTGTTGACATGAAGAATGAAGGCAGAGTGCAATCTGCGGCTTACTTTGGTATTCGACAATACTTTGGTCTTGATATCATTTATTGCCATAGCAGAATCTCCAAGTATATGAGTCCAGTAAAGTATGAAAACCCTGCCACTACCTCAG TTGACGAGGATGTTGAAGAAGAATTAGGTGAAGGTGGTGAGGAGGATGATGTTAAAGAATTAGGTGAGGAGGAATTGATTGCTCTATTAAAGATGATTACGACGATCTCGGGATGTCAGCCTTGA